A genomic window from Amia ocellicauda isolate fAmiCal2 chromosome 15, fAmiCal2.hap1, whole genome shotgun sequence includes:
- the LOC136711091 gene encoding uncharacterized protein LOC136711091 isoform X1 — protein sequence MLQWIVLAGVMTGGKEVSSAPVSVSVRVGDSVTLPCDGSAYRGTPVEQLYIKWQTVNQDVYVFRRGTVYPGPGFENRTEVPLERIRQGDFSLTLQHTLLSDGEIYECFCEGQRKQDAFLGDVSLTITGREESSSVSYGQPLSLRLYSRAAVTVWFNPAGAGASLPVCAVEGGTVTPDPAYVPRVSGQEQEVTLSALTFTDQGSYTVLDSQSRETISTVNVTVTAHRDALTLPSGASLSLPLYSPGPVEVLFAAAGEGACVSVCAVERDAASRPGPGYEHRVSVQNGSLTLRSLTAADQGNYTLRESGNNRTVSNVSVSVCDTVRGSGVLRRSRVGAVVAVVAVVAVLLLVTGIAVIIGHRLCFRGRVRERWIESQQV from the exons ATGCTTCAGTGGATTGTCCTGGCTGGAGTTATGACTGGAGGCAAGGaag TCTCCTCAGCTcctgtctcagtgtcagtgagaGTCGGGGACTCCGTCACTCTGCCCTGTGATGGATCAGCCTACAGAGGGACTCCTGTAGAGCAGCTCTACATTAAGTGGCAGACAGTGAATCAGGATGTCTATGTGTTCAGGAGAGGCACAGTCTACCCCGGTCCTGGGTTTGAGAACAGGACTGAGGTTCCCCTGGAGAGGATCAGACAGGGGGACTTCTCTCTGACCCTCCAGCACACACTGCTCTCTGATGGAGAGATATACGAGTGTTTCTGTGAGGGACAGAGAAAACAGGATGCTTTTCTCGGAGATGTCAGTCTCACCATCACAG GCCGTGAGGAGAGCAGCTCTGTCTCCTATGGGCAGCCCCTGAGCCTCCGTCTGTACAGCAGGGCAGCTGTGACAGTGTGGTTTAACCCTGCGGGCGCTGGAGCCTCTCTCccagtgtgtgctgtagagggcggcaccgtgacccctgaccctgcCTATGTGCCTCGAGTCTCAGGGCAGGAGCAGGAGGTCACACTGTCTGCACTGACCTTCACTGACCAGGGCTCCTACACAGTGCTGGACTCCCAGAGCAGAGAGACCATCAGCACTGTGAACGTCACTGTGACAG CTCACAGAGACGCCCTCACCCTGCCATCTGGAGCCTCGCTGTCTCTCCCGCTCTACTCTCCTGGGCCGGTGGaggtgctgtttgctgctgcaggagagggagcctgtgtctcagtgtgcgctGTGGAGAGGGACGCAGCAAGTCGCCCTGGCCCCGGGTACGAGCAcagagtgtcagtgcagaacGGTTCTCTGACCCTGCGCTCACTCACAGCAGCTGACCAGGGAAACTACACACTGAGGGAGTCAGGGAACAACCGCACTGTCAGCaacgtctctgtgtctgtgtgtgacacTGTGAGAG GGTCGGGGGTTCTCAGGAGGTCCAGGGTGGGTGCAGTGGTGGCAGTGGTGGCAGTGGTGGCAGTGCTGCTGCTTGTCACTGGGATTGCAGTGATCATTGGGCACAGACTGTGTTTCAGgggaagagtgagagagagatggatagaATCTCAACAGGTCTGA
- the LOC136711091 gene encoding uncharacterized protein LOC136711091 isoform X2: MLQWIVLAGVMTGVSSAPVSVSVRVGDSVTLPCDGSAYRGTPVEQLYIKWQTVNQDVYVFRRGTVYPGPGFENRTEVPLERIRQGDFSLTLQHTLLSDGEIYECFCEGQRKQDAFLGDVSLTITGREESSSVSYGQPLSLRLYSRAAVTVWFNPAGAGASLPVCAVEGGTVTPDPAYVPRVSGQEQEVTLSALTFTDQGSYTVLDSQSRETISTVNVTVTAHRDALTLPSGASLSLPLYSPGPVEVLFAAAGEGACVSVCAVERDAASRPGPGYEHRVSVQNGSLTLRSLTAADQGNYTLRESGNNRTVSNVSVSVCDTVRGSGVLRRSRVGAVVAVVAVVAVLLLVTGIAVIIGHRLCFRGRVRERWIESQQV; this comes from the exons ATGCTTCAGTGGATTGTCCTGGCTGGAGTTATGACTGGAG TCTCCTCAGCTcctgtctcagtgtcagtgagaGTCGGGGACTCCGTCACTCTGCCCTGTGATGGATCAGCCTACAGAGGGACTCCTGTAGAGCAGCTCTACATTAAGTGGCAGACAGTGAATCAGGATGTCTATGTGTTCAGGAGAGGCACAGTCTACCCCGGTCCTGGGTTTGAGAACAGGACTGAGGTTCCCCTGGAGAGGATCAGACAGGGGGACTTCTCTCTGACCCTCCAGCACACACTGCTCTCTGATGGAGAGATATACGAGTGTTTCTGTGAGGGACAGAGAAAACAGGATGCTTTTCTCGGAGATGTCAGTCTCACCATCACAG GCCGTGAGGAGAGCAGCTCTGTCTCCTATGGGCAGCCCCTGAGCCTCCGTCTGTACAGCAGGGCAGCTGTGACAGTGTGGTTTAACCCTGCGGGCGCTGGAGCCTCTCTCccagtgtgtgctgtagagggcggcaccgtgacccctgaccctgcCTATGTGCCTCGAGTCTCAGGGCAGGAGCAGGAGGTCACACTGTCTGCACTGACCTTCACTGACCAGGGCTCCTACACAGTGCTGGACTCCCAGAGCAGAGAGACCATCAGCACTGTGAACGTCACTGTGACAG CTCACAGAGACGCCCTCACCCTGCCATCTGGAGCCTCGCTGTCTCTCCCGCTCTACTCTCCTGGGCCGGTGGaggtgctgtttgctgctgcaggagagggagcctgtgtctcagtgtgcgctGTGGAGAGGGACGCAGCAAGTCGCCCTGGCCCCGGGTACGAGCAcagagtgtcagtgcagaacGGTTCTCTGACCCTGCGCTCACTCACAGCAGCTGACCAGGGAAACTACACACTGAGGGAGTCAGGGAACAACCGCACTGTCAGCaacgtctctgtgtctgtgtgtgacacTGTGAGAG GGTCGGGGGTTCTCAGGAGGTCCAGGGTGGGTGCAGTGGTGGCAGTGGTGGCAGTGGTGGCAGTGCTGCTGCTTGTCACTGGGATTGCAGTGATCATTGGGCACAGACTGTGTTTCAGgggaagagtgagagagagatggatagaATCTCAACAGGTCTGA